The following coding sequences lie in one Peribacillus frigoritolerans genomic window:
- a CDS encoding class I adenylate-forming enzyme family protein, protein MDNLTYQAFLFNGINKFDYQPALTCIETNETITYKELRDRVDTVANQLIRLGVKIGTHVAVIVPNSIENVIYNLGVSRCGATVIPLNDKLGVRESEFILRNAEPQVVIMATQKHVETVHDYLKEADKNSVTVIGLSGFGVEYPDEFHSVDLGDTKGNMEFPVASLDDLATISYTGGTTGTPKGVMHSQQGFGASIMASCMEYPYDDQDKVLFCTPLIHSAGVLLQRSLVSGCHVYIMRSFNPEVFLQTVQKARITSTFIVPTIIYRLIEEAKKKAYEVSSLRNINYGSSPISTERLKEAFEIFGPIFRQQYGMTECSILIARLTKSDHIWAYENNPEVLKSCGKPCMFTQVRLIDNNGNDVKPLQPGEIAVKIPSVSVGYYKRPDLTQEAFRDGWFYTGDIGKLDKYGFLHIIERKKDMIISGGLNVYPAEVERIINQHPAVSMSACIGIPHADWGEAVCIFAVLRKGETCSKEELIQFCKERTSNYMVPKEIYIETSLPLTSVGKIDKKELKKPFWEGTTRVVN, encoded by the coding sequence ATGGATAATTTAACTTATCAGGCTTTTCTGTTCAATGGAATAAACAAATTTGATTACCAGCCTGCACTTACTTGCATAGAAACAAACGAGACCATCACTTATAAGGAATTGCGGGATAGAGTAGATACGGTAGCCAACCAGTTGATTCGGCTAGGCGTGAAAATTGGAACCCATGTTGCTGTTATAGTCCCAAATAGCATTGAAAATGTCATATATAATCTTGGTGTAAGTCGATGTGGGGCAACCGTAATTCCTTTAAATGATAAGCTGGGGGTTAGAGAGAGCGAGTTTATCTTGAGAAATGCCGAGCCCCAAGTGGTAATTATGGCAACCCAGAAACATGTAGAGACTGTGCATGACTATCTTAAAGAGGCAGATAAAAACAGCGTGACTGTTATTGGTCTTTCGGGTTTCGGTGTCGAATATCCCGATGAGTTCCATTCTGTTGATTTGGGTGATACAAAAGGCAATATGGAATTTCCCGTCGCCTCGTTGGATGATTTAGCAACAATATCATATACTGGTGGCACAACAGGCACACCTAAAGGAGTCATGCATTCACAACAGGGTTTTGGAGCCTCGATCATGGCTTCGTGCATGGAATATCCGTACGATGATCAAGACAAGGTTTTGTTTTGTACACCGCTTATTCATTCGGCAGGTGTGCTGCTTCAGAGGTCATTGGTATCCGGCTGTCATGTCTACATCATGCGGTCTTTTAATCCCGAGGTTTTTTTACAGACTGTACAAAAAGCACGTATTACCAGTACTTTTATTGTTCCGACAATTATTTACCGATTGATTGAAGAGGCTAAGAAAAAAGCCTACGAGGTGAGCTCGTTGCGAAACATCAATTATGGTTCATCCCCTATCTCTACAGAACGTCTAAAAGAAGCGTTTGAAATCTTTGGACCTATTTTTAGGCAGCAGTATGGGATGACAGAATGCAGTATCTTGATTGCAAGACTTACAAAAAGCGATCATATCTGGGCGTACGAAAACAACCCTGAAGTGTTAAAAAGCTGCGGAAAGCCGTGTATGTTTACCCAAGTTCGCCTGATTGACAACAATGGAAATGACGTGAAGCCTCTTCAGCCAGGGGAAATTGCTGTCAAAATCCCTTCTGTCTCAGTCGGCTATTACAAAAGACCCGATCTTACCCAAGAGGCATTCCGTGATGGTTGGTTCTATACGGGAGATATCGGAAAACTAGATAAATACGGTTTTCTTCATATAATTGAACGAAAAAAAGATATGATCATTTCTGGTGGTTTAAATGTATATCCCGCTGAAGTGGAAAGGATTATTAACCAGCACCCTGCTGTATCAATGAGTGCATGTATTGGCATACCACATGCTGATTGGGGAGAAGCGGTCTGTATATTTGCAGTGCTTCGTAAAGGGGAAACGTGTTCCAAGGAAGAGTTAATTCAGTTCTGCAAAGAACGTACTTCTAACTATATGGTTCCTAAAGAAATATATATTGAGACATCATTACCACTAACATCAGTAGGTAAGATAGATAAAAAAGAGTTGAAAAAACCTTTTTGGGAAGGTACGACACGCGTTGTAAATTAG
- a CDS encoding MFS transporter, producing MKAYATDKKRKTIIIILLFIVATISFIDKAAINVAIIPIQKDLQLNSFESGLILSVFFIGYALMHPLGGWLTDKYGSRKILILSILGFSVFTAFTSFAWSFASLFLFRFLFGIGEGGIFPASIRSISENFPDKERGRATSFYLSAQTFGGALGSVVIGALVVSLGWRWMFVSIGIIGVLIAWVVWVYLKSPVDIQINNEKQSQKKVSYKKVFNTKNFWKIFCTKFFSNIVNWGIVSWMPSYWVSKGLDLVSASALMAIPFLTSFLMFNVSGWILDKYMAGREKYLTAAGSIFSALFLYLMFNATSVSLGIVYMTLNAISIAFIGTSLYTMVIKYSAKELTGSVTGLVSFGGQISGGISPAVIGFVLTVFNGSYNAASWFLIAAALTGAFTSLTIKNNVIETTENELKEHSF from the coding sequence ATGAAAGCTTATGCGACCGATAAAAAGCGTAAAACCATCATTATCATTCTTCTATTTATAGTAGCGACAATAAGTTTCATTGATAAAGCGGCGATTAACGTAGCAATTATTCCAATTCAGAAGGACCTGCAGCTTAACTCTTTTGAATCAGGTTTGATATTAAGTGTTTTTTTTATCGGCTACGCCCTTATGCATCCATTAGGAGGATGGCTTACAGATAAATACGGATCACGAAAAATATTAATTCTTTCAATCTTAGGTTTCTCGGTTTTTACTGCTTTTACGAGTTTTGCTTGGTCATTTGCATCACTATTTTTGTTTCGTTTCCTGTTTGGTATTGGGGAAGGTGGTATTTTTCCTGCCAGCATACGATCTATTTCCGAAAACTTTCCCGATAAAGAAAGGGGGAGAGCAACTTCTTTTTATCTATCTGCACAAACGTTCGGTGGTGCGCTAGGTTCAGTCGTTATAGGGGCTTTGGTAGTTTCCCTCGGGTGGAGATGGATGTTTGTCAGCATTGGTATAATAGGTGTTTTGATAGCATGGGTAGTTTGGGTTTATCTAAAATCTCCGGTAGATATACAAATAAATAACGAGAAGCAAAGTCAAAAGAAAGTTTCTTATAAAAAGGTATTTAATACAAAAAATTTTTGGAAGATATTCTGTACTAAATTTTTTTCAAATATAGTGAACTGGGGTATAGTTTCCTGGATGCCTTCTTATTGGGTAAGTAAAGGTTTAGACTTGGTGTCAGCAAGTGCCTTGATGGCCATACCGTTCCTTACCTCCTTTCTTATGTTTAATGTTAGTGGCTGGATTTTAGATAAATATATGGCTGGAAGAGAAAAATACCTGACAGCAGCAGGATCAATATTTTCTGCCCTCTTTCTTTATTTGATGTTTAATGCAACGTCTGTTTCACTTGGGATTGTTTATATGACCCTAAATGCTATTTCAATCGCGTTTATCGGAACGTCACTATACACAATGGTCATTAAATACTCAGCAAAGGAATTAACTGGTTCTGTGACAGGGTTAGTCAGTTTTGGCGGACAAATTTCCGGTGGTATCTCTCCAGCCGTAATTGGGTTCGTTCTTACTGTATTCAACGGTTCTTACAATGCTGCATCCTGGTTTTTAATCGCTGCTGCATTGACAGGGGCATTTACGTCACTAACGATTAAAAACAACGTTATAGAAACAACAGAAAATGAGCTTAAAGAGCATTCTTTTTAA
- a CDS encoding serine hydrolase domain-containing protein, giving the protein MKSITKNEIKVFPPLTEDIVTKDNWFTSKKNLQRYCHSGELSPGRIIWRGNQKPTQLSYAKDQLNLEKINNKNGESVLADLERTDTDAFLVMHNGKVLYENYFNGYKSYQLHAMNSATKSFVGLIVSLLADEGLLDTNKKSSFYIPELDGTGLGDGTVQQLLDMQVPVRYLEADPPLGIGRRTPIFMATGSIPKPDNYDGPENLYEFMLSSKKDKIPGTAFYYESGQTEALGWIVKRLTGKNLAELIQEIIWSKLGAEENALMQLDLIGTDIASGGMRATLRDLARFGEMMLNDGYYNGQQIIPEHIIREIKNGGNRKYLAESNHSHLSGFSYHNQWWVSHDQFGGYSARGKFDQRIYIAPKADTVIVKLSSYLSPSSKETNAFQAIIEYLEKQ; this is encoded by the coding sequence ATGAAGTCCATTACAAAGAATGAAATCAAAGTTTTTCCACCACTTACAGAGGATATCGTTACGAAGGATAATTGGTTTACTTCAAAAAAAAATTTGCAACGGTATTGTCATAGTGGTGAACTGAGTCCCGGTCGTATTATATGGAGAGGAAACCAAAAGCCCACCCAATTATCATATGCTAAAGACCAATTAAATCTAGAAAAAATAAACAATAAGAATGGGGAAAGTGTTTTAGCCGATCTTGAGAGAACTGACACAGATGCTTTTTTAGTGATGCATAATGGAAAAGTTTTGTATGAGAACTATTTTAACGGATATAAATCTTATCAGCTTCATGCAATGAACTCTGCTACAAAATCTTTTGTAGGCTTGATTGTTAGTTTGCTTGCTGATGAAGGATTACTAGATACAAATAAAAAATCTTCCTTCTATATACCTGAGTTAGACGGAACAGGACTTGGTGATGGAACAGTTCAGCAATTGCTTGATATGCAAGTTCCTGTGAGATATTTGGAAGCCGACCCGCCATTGGGAATAGGCCGTAGGACACCGATTTTTATGGCAACAGGTTCAATTCCCAAACCTGATAACTACGATGGACCCGAAAACCTATACGAATTTATGTTGTCGAGCAAAAAAGATAAAATACCCGGTACTGCATTTTATTATGAAAGTGGACAAACAGAAGCATTGGGATGGATTGTCAAACGCTTGACAGGGAAAAACTTGGCAGAATTAATTCAAGAAATAATCTGGTCTAAACTGGGGGCAGAAGAAAACGCATTAATGCAATTGGATCTAATCGGTACGGATATTGCCAGCGGCGGTATGCGGGCTACATTGCGTGATTTGGCACGATTTGGTGAAATGATGCTTAACGATGGTTACTACAATGGCCAACAAATCATTCCGGAACATATTATAAGGGAAATTAAAAATGGTGGTAACCGAAAATATCTTGCGGAAAGTAATCATAGTCATCTTTCAGGATTCTCTTATCATAATCAATGGTGGGTTAGTCATGATCAATTCGGTGGATATTCAGCCCGTGGGAAGTTTGACCAGCGAATATACATTGCACCAAAAGCTGATACAGTGATTGTAAAATTATCTTCTTATCTGTCTCCTAGTTCAAAAGAGACAAATGCTTTTCAAGCGATAATAGAGTATTTAGAAAAACAATAA
- a CDS encoding Arm DNA-binding domain-containing protein, with translation MKGSIMKDKKTGKYFYVIDMGIDPLTGKRTKKKKRGIIRRKRSMLLVSF, from the coding sequence GTGAAAGGCAGTATCATGAAAGACAAGAAAACAGGTAAGTATTTTTATGTAATCGATATGGGGATTGACCCATTAACAGGGAAACGAACAAAAAAAAAGAAGAGGGGAATAATAAGAAGGAAGCGGAGCATGCTCTTAGTGAGTTTCTAA
- a CDS encoding tyrosine-type recombinase/integrase, with product MLKVVFRKAVSLKVVNENPVLNVTLPKRNNLEMTAWDTAQVEYFIQHSKKHRFYTVYLIALLTGMRKGEITGLRWKDIDFEQKIIYIRQIYDINAKQFKVGAKTNAGVRSIHIPDVLIEQLKRERLVVVGHKLKQGQNFNDYDLVVCTRYGNPLDSATLSKRLKAQAIKLGLPSIGFHDLRHTHVTMLNKQNENVKVISERVGHTSIQITLDKYSHVLPSMQKHVAEELDNLFKVKEM from the coding sequence ATGTTGAAGGTTGTTTTTAGAAAGGCTGTTAGTTTAAAGGTAGTAAATGAAAATCCAGTTTTAAATGTAACGTTACCAAAGAGAAACAATCTTGAAATGACCGCTTGGGATACTGCACAGGTGGAATACTTCATACAGCACTCAAAGAAGCATCGATTTTATACGGTCTATTTAATTGCGTTATTAACTGGTATGAGAAAAGGTGAAATAACTGGATTGCGTTGGAAGGATATTGATTTTGAACAAAAAATCATCTATATCAGACAAATCTATGATATAAACGCAAAGCAGTTCAAAGTTGGGGCTAAAACAAATGCTGGTGTCCGTTCGATTCATATTCCTGACGTGTTGATAGAACAACTGAAAAGGGAGAGACTCGTTGTTGTCGGACATAAGTTGAAGCAAGGTCAAAACTTCAATGATTATGATTTAGTTGTTTGTACACGTTACGGTAATCCGCTCGATTCTGCAACGCTTTCCAAACGACTTAAAGCCCAAGCGATAAAGCTAGGGTTACCTTCAATCGGTTTTCATGATTTAAGACATACACATGTGACGATGCTAAACAAACAAAATGAGAATGTAAAGGTCATTTCAGAGCGAGTTGGGCATACATCCATTCAAATTACGCTAGACAAGTATAGCCACGTGCTTCCCAGTATGCAGAAACACGTGGCTGAGGAACTTGATAATTTGTTTAAAGTTAAAGAAATGTGA
- a CDS encoding aminopeptidase, whose product MSDFQTNLEKYAELAVKVGVNIQQDQTLVVNTTLEGADLVRLIVKKAYENGARNVIVNWNDDIVSRTKYELAPDEVFHEYPKWRAEETIELAENGAAYLSVISSSPDLLKGVKPERIANFQKASGTALKKWRQYMQSDKVSWSIVAVPSKAWADKVFPEEAEGKRVDLLWEAIFKAVRVDVKDPVEAWKKHDDTLHEKVDYLNDKHYQKLHYTAPGTDLTIELPDKHLWVGAGSVNVQGHEFMANMPTEEVFTVPLKTGVNGTVSSTKPLSYGGNIINNFSVTFKEGRIIEVKAEEGEEILKQLVETDEGSHYLGEVALVPFNSPISQSNVLFFNTLFDENASNHLAIGSSYAFCIEGGKNMSPEELAENGLNESLTHVDFMIGSDKMNIDGIKQDGTSEPVFRNGDWAF is encoded by the coding sequence ATGAGTGATTTTCAAACGAATTTAGAAAAATATGCGGAACTTGCCGTAAAAGTCGGCGTAAACATCCAACAAGACCAAACACTGGTCGTAAACACAACATTAGAGGGCGCTGACCTTGTGCGTCTCATTGTAAAAAAGGCATATGAAAACGGTGCGCGCAATGTCATCGTTAACTGGAATGACGATATCGTTTCACGTACCAAATATGAACTGGCTCCGGACGAGGTGTTCCACGAATATCCAAAATGGCGCGCAGAAGAAACGATCGAACTTGCAGAAAACGGAGCTGCCTATCTATCCGTCATCTCCTCCAGCCCTGACTTATTAAAAGGTGTAAAACCTGAAAGGATTGCCAACTTCCAAAAAGCATCCGGGACTGCTCTGAAGAAGTGGCGTCAGTATATGCAATCCGATAAAGTGAGCTGGTCCATAGTTGCCGTCCCTTCAAAGGCTTGGGCTGATAAAGTATTCCCTGAAGAAGCAGAAGGTAAACGCGTTGATCTGCTGTGGGAAGCCATTTTCAAAGCAGTTCGTGTTGATGTGAAGGATCCTGTAGAGGCCTGGAAAAAACACGATGATACCCTGCATGAAAAGGTTGATTATTTAAATGATAAGCATTACCAAAAATTGCATTACACGGCTCCTGGAACCGACTTGACAATCGAGTTACCCGACAAACATCTTTGGGTCGGAGCAGGAAGCGTTAACGTACAGGGTCATGAATTCATGGCTAACATGCCAACCGAAGAAGTGTTTACAGTTCCATTGAAAACAGGCGTTAACGGTACGGTTTCCAGTACGAAACCACTTAGTTACGGCGGCAACATCATCAATAATTTTTCCGTGACCTTTAAGGAAGGACGGATCATTGAAGTAAAAGCTGAAGAAGGGGAAGAAATCCTAAAACAATTGGTTGAAACGGATGAAGGTTCTCACTATCTTGGGGAAGTGGCACTTGTTCCATTCAACTCACCAATTTCCCAATCGAATGTTTTATTCTTCAATACACTATTCGATGAAAATGCATCAAACCATCTCGCTATCGGCAGCTCCTATGCTTTCTGTATTGAAGGCGGAAAAAACATGAGTCCAGAAGAGCTTGCAGAAAATGGACTGAATGAAAGCCTTACACATGTCGATTTCATGATTGGATCGGATAAAATGAACATCGACGGCATCAAACAGGACGGCACTTCAGAACCTGTCTTCCGTAATGGGGATTGGGCGTTTTAA
- a CDS encoding aldehyde dehydrogenase family protein, producing the protein MTNLTLEVSGKLQKFLTGPKKLYINGQFVESASKKTFSTPNPATGQKLADVYEADKEDIDLAVKAARKAFDEGPWSRMSAAGRSRLMYKLADLMEENKTELAQLETLDNGKPINETTNADIPLAIEHMRYFAGWSTKIVGQTIPVSGNYFNYTKHEAVGVVGQIIPWNFPLLMAMWKLGAALATGCTVILKPAEQTPLSALYLAELLAEAGFPDGVVNIVPGFGETAGQALVDHPQVNKIAFTGSTEVGKLIMRSASYSLKRVTLELGGKSPNIILPDADFSKAIPGALNGVMFNQGQVCCAGSRVYIQKKQYDNVVADMASHAKNIKQGIGLDPSTQIGPLVSEEQQNRVMGYIEKGKNEGAEVLVGGNKPGEQGYFVSPTIFAGVEEDMTIAKEEIFGPVIAAMPFEDLDDVINRANASEYGLAAGLWTSDIANAHYVAGKLRAGTVWVNCYNAFDAASPFGGYKQSGIGREMGSYALDNYSEVKSVWINLGK; encoded by the coding sequence ATGACAAATCTAACGTTAGAAGTAAGTGGAAAGCTGCAAAAATTTTTAACAGGACCAAAAAAGCTCTATATTAATGGCCAGTTTGTAGAAAGTGCTTCAAAAAAAACCTTCTCCACTCCTAATCCTGCTACAGGACAAAAGCTTGCCGATGTTTATGAAGCTGATAAAGAAGATATCGACTTAGCCGTCAAAGCTGCACGCAAAGCATTCGATGAAGGTCCTTGGTCAAGGATGAGCGCAGCTGGACGCAGTAGACTTATGTATAAACTAGCCGATTTAATGGAAGAAAATAAAACTGAACTAGCTCAATTGGAAACGTTGGATAATGGGAAACCAATCAATGAAACGACCAATGCCGACATTCCTTTAGCGATAGAACATATGAGATATTTTGCTGGCTGGTCCACCAAGATTGTCGGGCAGACCATTCCGGTAAGCGGAAATTATTTTAACTACACAAAACACGAGGCTGTTGGTGTTGTCGGCCAAATCATCCCATGGAACTTTCCGCTTCTTATGGCGATGTGGAAACTGGGAGCGGCACTCGCTACAGGTTGTACAGTCATATTAAAGCCTGCTGAGCAAACACCGCTTTCCGCTCTTTACCTGGCTGAATTATTGGCTGAAGCCGGTTTCCCTGATGGGGTCGTCAATATCGTTCCCGGTTTTGGTGAAACCGCCGGACAAGCACTTGTCGACCATCCGCAAGTAAATAAAATTGCATTTACCGGTTCGACCGAAGTTGGAAAATTGATCATGCGCTCCGCTTCATATTCATTGAAACGGGTCACATTGGAACTTGGAGGGAAATCGCCAAACATCATCCTGCCTGATGCTGATTTCTCAAAAGCCATCCCTGGAGCTTTGAATGGAGTCATGTTTAACCAAGGTCAGGTATGCTGTGCCGGTTCAAGGGTTTATATTCAAAAGAAACAGTATGATAATGTTGTTGCCGATATGGCCAGCCATGCAAAAAACATCAAACAAGGGATAGGTCTGGATCCAAGTACACAAATTGGACCGCTTGTTTCCGAGGAGCAGCAAAATCGGGTAATGGGTTATATTGAAAAAGGGAAAAACGAGGGTGCGGAAGTTCTTGTCGGCGGAAATAAACCGGGTGAACAAGGCTACTTTGTTTCTCCTACTATATTCGCTGGTGTTGAAGAGGATATGACGATTGCCAAAGAAGAGATTTTCGGACCGGTCATAGCGGCAATGCCATTCGAGGATTTAGATGATGTCATTAACCGTGCAAATGCCAGTGAATATGGATTGGCTGCCGGCTTATGGACAAGCGATATAGCCAATGCCCATTATGTTGCAGGAAAACTTCGTGCCGGTACAGTATGGGTGAATTGTTATAACGCGTTCGACGCAGCTTCCCCGTTCGGCGGCTACAAACAATCCGGAATTGGACGTGAAATGGGATCTTATGCACTGGACAACTATTCTGAAGTGAAAAGCGTCTGGATTAATTTGGGCAAGTGA
- a CDS encoding MFS transporter produces the protein MGNDAKMISQRKLLGVAGLGWMFDALDVGMLSFIIVALRQDWNLTSEQVGWIGSINSIGMAVGAVFFGAMADRVGRKNVFIITLLLFSIASGLSAAVNTLSLFLILRFLIGMGLGGELPVASTLVSESVEASKRGRVVVLLESFWAVGWILAALISYFIIPAYGWRVALLLSAVPALYALYLRLKLPDSPKYTELEKKQRPSVLSNMKSVWKKEYSRQTLVLWVLWFCVVFSYYGMFLWLPSVMVLKGFSMIQSFEYVLIMTLAQLPGYFSAAWLIEKLGRKFVLITYLIGTAVSAFFFGSAEGLALLIVSGMFLSFFNLGAWGALYAYTPEQYPTAVRGTGAGLAAGIGRIGGVLGPLLVGYLVAAGTPISSIFTIFTIAILVGAVAVAFGKETKNTVLT, from the coding sequence ATGGGAAATGATGCGAAAATGATATCGCAGCGTAAGTTACTTGGTGTTGCGGGTCTTGGATGGATGTTCGATGCACTTGATGTCGGTATGCTTTCTTTCATTATAGTAGCTTTAAGACAGGACTGGAACTTAACCAGTGAGCAGGTTGGCTGGATTGGGAGCATAAACTCCATAGGAATGGCTGTTGGAGCGGTATTCTTTGGTGCGATGGCCGACAGGGTCGGACGGAAGAATGTCTTTATCATTACATTATTATTGTTTTCAATCGCAAGTGGCCTGTCTGCGGCAGTCAATACACTCAGCTTGTTCTTGATATTGCGATTTTTGATTGGAATGGGACTTGGAGGAGAACTTCCGGTTGCCTCGACATTGGTCTCTGAAAGTGTTGAAGCGAGTAAAAGGGGAAGGGTCGTCGTCCTTCTTGAAAGTTTTTGGGCGGTTGGCTGGATTTTGGCAGCACTCATATCCTATTTCATCATACCGGCTTATGGTTGGCGGGTTGCATTGTTATTGAGCGCCGTACCCGCTTTATATGCGCTGTATCTGCGCTTGAAACTGCCGGATTCACCGAAGTATACGGAACTTGAAAAAAAGCAGAGGCCATCTGTATTAAGCAATATGAAAAGTGTCTGGAAAAAGGAATACTCCCGTCAGACCCTTGTGTTGTGGGTTTTATGGTTTTGCGTGGTCTTTTCTTATTATGGGATGTTTTTATGGCTTCCAAGTGTGATGGTCCTAAAAGGGTTCAGCATGATTCAAAGCTTTGAATATGTATTGATCATGACGCTTGCACAGCTTCCGGGTTATTTTTCAGCTGCATGGCTGATAGAGAAGTTGGGACGTAAATTCGTTTTGATCACATACTTAATTGGAACGGCAGTCAGTGCCTTTTTCTTTGGATCGGCAGAGGGGCTGGCACTGCTGATAGTTTCCGGAATGTTCCTATCTTTCTTCAACCTAGGGGCATGGGGTGCGCTTTATGCGTATACTCCTGAGCAGTATCCAACAGCAGTTCGCGGTACAGGTGCTGGTTTAGCCGCAGGGATCGGCAGGATCGGCGGTGTCCTGGGACCGTTGCTTGTAGGGTATTTAGTTGCGGCAGGCACCCCGATTTCATCGATTTTCACCATTTTTACAATTGCTATTTTAGTGGGGGCAGTTGCCGTAGCTTTTGGGAAGGAAACAAAGAATACCGTTTTGACATAA